TTTGATTGCAAGAGTCAGCAGTGGAGCCGAGTGGCTGAAAATCCATTCCAAGCCAACTGTGGTGCGGGTGTTTTTCGCAGTGATGGTACGTTGACATTGGTTGAAGGGGAGGTGAAACCGGGACTGCGTAGCTTACATACCAAACAGCTCACATTTGAGGCGGGTCAGTTAACTTCCAGTAGCTACTTGCCATCAATTGTAGAAGATGACCCGAAACATGAAGGACTTGCGGGAGCATTTTGTGGCGACGTGAATGGTTTGTGGATTGTCGCTGGTGGCGCCTATTTTATTGGCAGTCAAAGTAACTACCGGACTGAGCAGTACTATAGCCATCAAGGTTTAAGCAAAACCTTCACCGATAATGTTTGGTGTTTTGATGGTTGTGAGTGGCAACATGCAGGGCAACTACCTCAGGGTTGTGCCTATGGCGCCGCCGTCACGACATCACAAGGGATGGCAATGATTGGCGGTGAGTCACCACAAGGTGACGCTATGACCGAATGCTATTTATTGATCTAGCATTTCTTTCTTTGCTCAAAAGCCCGATATCCTTTGGTTAGGTATCGGGCTTTTTTACTGATAGTGGTGGGTGCTTAGTCGCGTCAACCGGGCGTTATTACGCCAGCTTAAATCTATCTAGCTGTTCTTTTAGTTCATCAGCCTCGGCTTGATAGCCATTGACGATGTGGTTTAAATCATCTGCTTGGCTGCTGGTTTGATGGGCGATTTCATTAAGAATATCGACGTCTTTATCAATCGCTTCACACGCTTTAGATTGTTCAATGGTTGATTGAGCGATGGAGCTAATATGGCTGTCGACTTGCTCAATGCTCGCCTCAAGCATTGAAACGCTTTCATTTACATGTTTGACGGAGGCAAAAGTAACATCACTGGCTTGTTTACTCTTTGTCATACTCTCAACGGAGAAGCGGGTTTTTTCGCTGATTTTTGCCAATAGTTTTTCAATATTCTCTGTCGCTTCTTGGCTGCGCTGGGCCAAATCTCTCACTTCGGAAGAAACTACCGCAAAACCTCTGCCGTGTTCACCAGCACGCGCAGCTTCAATTGCAGCATTGAGTGCCAGTAGATTGGTTTGTTCAGATACACCATTAATGGTTTCGACAATTTGACCAATACTTTGAGTGTCGTTTGCCAGCTCTGACATGCACTGTTCTGTCGCATTGATTTGATCAATAAGACTCTGTACCGATTCAAATGAACGTTCGCTTTGTTGCTGACATGCTTGAACTTGCTGGTTCATAGCATTGGTGTCGTCCATTGCCCGTTCTGCTGATTCGGCAATGCCTACACTTGATTGAGCCAGTTCGGTCATGGCGGTCGCGATGTTGTCACATTTAGCGATGGTGGAATGGCTACTTCGTTCAAGTTGCTCCGCCGAACTGACAATACGCACTAAACGTTCGGTGTTGTGGTCATTCGTTTTGGTAACCTCAAATAATAAATGCTTGAGGTTACTAATTAATTTATTGATGTTCCCAGCTATCGACGATATTTCGTCATGTCCACTCGAGTTCAACTGGCACGTGAGATCTTTTTGCTCAGACATTGCATTAAGATCAGATTTGATTTTCCCGACGCGATGTCTGAGACCTGAGACAACGAGGAAAAGTAACAGGCCAATGAGCAGTGCGCCAACCGCGGTTCCGACAACCAACAAGTTGCGATTAAAAATGGACTGAGCAGAGACGTTGGAAGCATATGTTTGCATATCATCTTGAACCGCATTGCGCAGTTGATTTAACAGTCCGATACGTTTGGTTGCCATCGGAAACCAGTCAGTTGCTTTAGGACCTTGGATAGCATCGAGGGTGTTGCTTTGAGACAAAAATTGCTGCTGGATTTTTTCGACATCTTGCCAAGCACTATTGGTTTGAAGTTGGCTTAGTTGGTTGAGGAACTCATCTGGCATAATGATTTTTGCACTGCGCTGAGCATAGTCACCGGATTGAATATACCCTTTGATATTGGCATAAACCACTGGGCTCGCACTGCCGCGTGCAAACACGCCATTTAATGCCCCTCGAACTTGTCCAGCACGTTCTTTCATAATCACAACAGAGATAAGAGATTTACCTAAAGCGCTGAGTTCATGACTGCGAGTTTCACTGATCAGCAAGTCGATATTATCGATAATGAGTTGGTTTAGATTGGAGTAATAACCAAAGGGTGCTATCTGCGGTTGCAACTGGTCAACGCCTTGACG
This is a stretch of genomic DNA from Vibrio panuliri. It encodes these proteins:
- a CDS encoding methyl-accepting chemotaxis protein, producing the protein MQSILRRFPLYLIVSFAVTIPVTIAVTLAVLDIIALNAKSQTTIKDEQLVNLVIRYDDLAHNLAVERGLTAGVLGSKGNPEIVNNLSKQRTKVDNTLNNLKQFKSTVLPSSLINTLLIDIDKQLARLSQVRQGVDQLQPQIAPFGYYSNLNQLIIDNIDLLISETRSHELSALGKSLISVVIMKERAGQVRGALNGVFARGSASPVVYANIKGYIQSGDYAQRSAKIIMPDEFLNQLSQLQTNSAWQDVEKIQQQFLSQSNTLDAIQGPKATDWFPMATKRIGLLNQLRNAVQDDMQTYASNVSAQSIFNRNLLVVGTAVGALLIGLLLFLVVSGLRHRVGKIKSDLNAMSEQKDLTCQLNSSGHDEISSIAGNINKLISNLKHLLFEVTKTNDHNTERLVRIVSSAEQLERSSHSTIAKCDNIATAMTELAQSSVGIAESAERAMDDTNAMNQQVQACQQQSERSFESVQSLIDQINATEQCMSELANDTQSIGQIVETINGVSEQTNLLALNAAIEAARAGEHGRGFAVVSSEVRDLAQRSQEATENIEKLLAKISEKTRFSVESMTKSKQASDVTFASVKHVNESVSMLEASIEQVDSHISSIAQSTIEQSKACEAIDKDVDILNEIAHQTSSQADDLNHIVNGYQAEADELKEQLDRFKLA